The stretch of DNA TTTTCAACCACGCCTTGATCGGCGAGATAGGACCCGGAGGCAAAATAACGGGTATTGCCAGACCCTCCCGATATCGACGCATAGTGCTCCATTCCCGCGGCGCGTCTAAATATGAAGTCCTGATGGTCAAAGCGCTGCACATCGGAGCCATCGGGATTTTTATTTCCCCTATTGTCAACGGTTGCCCGATTTACAGGCAGTGTTTTGCGTATTTTTGACGTTGTGAGACCATAGGTATAGTTTATGCGGGGTTTGCCCTGTGCGCCGCGTTTTGTAAATATTTGCACGACGCCGTTGTTTGCACGCGATCCGTAAAGGGCTGCTGCTGCTGCGCCTTTTACAATTTCAATGCGTTCTACGTCGTTTGGGTTGAGATCGATGAGGCGGTTTTGCGATCCGCCGCCGAGTCGGATGAGTTCTGGTGAGTCGTTGTTCACAATGACACCATCTACCACATAGAGGGGATCGGCATCGCCCAGTACGGTACCGGTGCCGCGCAAACGGATGGTTACGCCGCCGCCGGGATTGCCCGAGTTTTGCTGGATTAGCGCGCCGGCTAATTTACCGGTCAGCGCTTTGTCGAGGGATGTGGCACCCGTCGATTCCAATTGGCGATCGGTCAGGGTAGAAATGGCATTTCCCAGTTGTTTTTTGCTGGCTGCAACGGAAAGACCGGTGACGACGATTTCATCGAATTGCAAGACATCTACGGCGAGTTGAAAAGAGACTTCCGCAAGGCCGGTGTTTTGGCGAATGGTTTGTCTGGCGGATTTATAGCCCACATAACGCGCTTCGATGGTGGTTTCCGCTTCTGGCTCTGACAAATACAGCGCGAAATTGCCCTGTGCATCGGTGTTCGTGCCAGTTGTTGTGCCCACAACAATGATATTGGCATTGGGCAAGCCCTCGCCTCGCTCGTCGGTGACTGTGCCTTTGATGGTGAGTTGGGCAAAGGCCGAAATGGGGATGCTGAGAGAGAGACAAAGAACGAAAAATAGTCGAGATGACATGTGCATTTCTCCTTATATTTGACTAAAAAGTAACTAATTATTGGGTGGCTGTCACGGTGTTTTTTATTTGCTCAAAGTTGTTATTTTTTTGAAATTCAGAGGATGTCACAAAGAGAATATCACAAAAGGAGGAAGTGCCATGAGCGAGTTGAATAGCGATCCGAGATATACGATGGGGCGCAGTGAGGGGGAGACGGAGCGTTTGATTCAGCAGTCACAACTCTACGAGGCTGTGACGTTGCGTTTTTTTCAGGAGGCGGGTCTGGTTAGCGGGATGCGGATTCTCGATGTGGGTAGCGGTGCCGGAGATGTTGCGATGGCGGCAGCCGAGTTGGTCGGTGCAGAGGGGGAAGTCGTGGGTGTGGATGTCAATGCGGCGATTCTCGATACGGCCCAGGCGAGGGTGAGCGAACTGGGTTTTGAAAATATTCAGTTCATAGCGGGGGATGCCCGAACCCTGGATGTGGGGGGAGACTTCGACGCGGTGGTCGGGCGCCTCGTTCTCATGTATATGTCTGATCCCGCAGAGGCTTTGAAGCAACTTACAAGACACTTGCGCCCGGGGGGTATTGTCGCTTTTCAGGAGGTGGATTTTACGCCTTATTTATCGATTTCTCGTTCAGATACGCCCCTTATGAACAAGCTGGTTGAATGGGGAGTTGGCGTGTTTCAACATTCAGGGGCGCATACTGAAATGGGCATGGATCTCCATCGCACGTTTTTGGATGCCGGTTTGCCTGCGCCTGTTTTGCATTTTGTGGCGCCATTGGGGGGCGCAGAATCGTGGGCCGGGTACGATTTTATTGCCAACGCCTTTCGCAGTCTGGTCCCGCTTATGGAGGAGTTTGGAATTGCGACTGCTGAAGAGGTCGATGTGGATACACTATCAGATCGGATTCGGGAAGAGACCAGGGTGTCGAAACGCCCGCTTCTCTTGCCGCCGCATGTGACTGCGTGGGCACGGCTTGAGACGTAGAGTGTCAGGAGGTTGTTGTGTTGCGAGGTTTTTTTTGTGTGTTTGCGATGGGGTTGGTGTGGGGCTGTGGCGGCGAACAGGTGATGCAGTCGCAGATGGTAGAGGGAGAGGAGCAGGTTGGACGTCCGCTGAGTAAGTTGGCTGTGCAGACGAGTGCGTCGCATGCTGTGGTGGTGGCGACTGTGCTTCGAGATGGCGCACCTGTGATTTGGGCGAAGGTGGAATTTTCGCGTTCTATTGCAGGGCAGGCGGCAGATTATCAGTGGTCGGGGGTGACGGATGAGAATGGTCGAGCGCGTGTTGAGATTACATCGGGCGATGTGACGGGTTATTATCAAGCGCGTGCGTCGATAGATGAGCGAGAGATCGGTTCCTGGTCGAGTATTCCGATCAATGGCGGGTATGAGGTGATGCTCGATTTGCCCATTGGAGGGCGGGTGCGTGTCGCGCATTCGGCGTTGCTTACAGTCAAGATCGGTTTTATGTACACTGCACCAACGCGTAGCAATACGCTGAGAGGTGCTGAATTGGCGGCGATGCAGCTGAATGAAGCGGGCGGTGTGCGCGGTATGCCCATCGAAATTGTGTCACGGGGAGATATAAGAGATCCCGAACACGCCGCGGAGATAGCCGAGGAATTGATTACCAGAGAGGGGGTGTCGGCAATTGCGGGTCCCAATCGCTCGATTTTTGCGGTGGCTGCCGGATCGGTCGCACAAAGCCATGGGATACCGATGGTGACTACTACGGCGACCAATCCAACGGTTACTGCTGCGGGTGATTTTGTGTTTATGGCGGCTTTTACAGACGATTTTCAGGGCGAAGTGATGGCGCAGTTTGCTATCGAGGATTTGGGAGCAAAGACCGCGGCTGTTCTCGCGCGCAAGGGGTCTCTGTATTCGGAGGGATTGGCGCAAACTTTTGTTGACAATTTTACTGCTTATGGGGGCGAGGTTGTACACGCGCAGTTTTACATGCAGGGGGATACCGATTTTACCGCGCAATTGACCCCGGTTGCGGAGTCGGCACCGGATGTGTTTTTTCTGCCGGGTTTCTCATCCGAAATCCCACTGGTGGTTCAACAGGCAAAGACGCTCGGCATTACGGGGATTCTCCTCGGTGGCGATAGTTGGGATAACGCTGATTTGGTTGCCACGAGTGGTGAGATTCTCGAAGGGAGTTTTTTCAGTACGTTTTTCTCGTCCAAAGTCACACCGGGCGATTTGAGTGAAGACGCCCATCGTTTTATTGATGCGTACACGGCGATGTTTGGCGTCGCGCCAGACGGGGGCGGTGCGCTGGGATACGATGCCCTGAGATTGGTGGCTCTGGCGATGCTTCGGGCGAAGGAGTTGACACCAATGGCGATTCGCGATGAGATTGCAGCGACGAGGGATTACAGTGGGGCAACGGTTATTTCACATTATGATGAAAATCGACATACGACCAAGAGTGCGGTTATCAACCGCATTGTCAATGGGGCGATAGAGTTCTATAAGCTGATAGAGCCGTAATATTTTAATGAAAGAAATTGAGGAGGCAAAAAATGAAATGCGATCACATTATCACCTGCAATAAAAAGATTCTTGGGGGCACACCTGTTTTTAAGGGTACGCGCGTACCCATAAAGTCACTGGTTGACCATCTCAAAGCAGGCGACAGCCTCGAAGATTTCTTAGATGGATTTCCTTCAGTAAGCCGCGAACAAGCACAAGTATTTTTAGACCTTGCTCAAGAATCTCTCCTGAAAGAAATTGAGTATGCACATTCTGTTTGATGAAAACATGGATCGTAGGCTAAAGAGCTCTCTTGACGTAAAACACTCCATTCTAACCGTACAAGAGCGCGGTTGGTCAGGCAAAGAAAATGGAGAACTTCTAAGTCTTGCTCAACATGAATTTGATGTATTCATAACAATGGATCAGAGTATAGAATATCAGCAGAATCTCACACAATTTGATCTCTCCATTATTTTTCTCAAAGCATTTACCAATCGGCGGGTAGATGTTGAACCATTAATGTCTCAGGTCAACAAGTTGCTCGACACAATTCAACCTGGTGTATTTCTTTATCTTTATCACGGAGATTCCACACGATGACTCGATCTGAACTCGCTCATCGCATTTATCAGACTTCTCATTTGACTGGACAGTTTACGCTTCGTTCAGGTGCGATTGCGACAGAGTATTTCGACAAGTATCAGTTTGAAACCCGTCCAGAACTGCTCTGCGAACTCGCCGCGCATCTCCAGCCTCTGATTCCCAAGGATACAGATGTTCTCGCAGGTCTCGAACTCGGTGGCGTGCCCCTTGCTACTATGCTTTCTCAGTTGTCCGGGTTGCCTACGTGTTTTGTACGAAAAGAGGCCAAAACTTACGGTACTTGTAAACTCGCCGAAGGTGTTGATATATCTGGTAAGAATCTGCTGGTTGTTGAAGATGTGGTTACTTCTGGCGGGCAGGTTGTTCTTTCCACTCGGGACCTTCGTAACCTGGGCGCGCGCGTTTCACAGGCGATATGTGTGATTGACCGCGAGTCCGGTGGCTCAGAGAATCTCGCCAAAGAGGGTATTGAACTTCGCGCGCTGTTTCGGATGAGCGAGCTGACGTGACGGTGAGTGCAGAATGAATACTTTTCAAAGGATTGCGACATCCCTTTCGGCGTATCAACCCCATACGCATTCGGAAAAGGACAAGACGCTGGCGGCTGTTGCTGCGGTTTTTCATCCGCGACGGGATGATCTCTATCTTCTTTTTATTGAGCGCGCTGCACATCCGACAGACCCATGGTCGGGGCATATTGCTTTTCCCGGTGGGACAGCCGAACCCGATGATTCGGATCTCAAATACACGGCTGAACGCGAGACCCGCGAGGAACTCGGTCTCGATCTGAGCAACGCGCAGTATCTCGGTCGTTTGGACGATGTCGCGGGTGCGACGCTGCCCATCCAGGTGGCCTGTTTTGTTTATGCGATTTCGGAAGGCGTTGAGGTTGCGCCCAATGACGAGGTGCGCGATGTTTTCTGGACGCCTTTTGCACATTTCGCCGATTCCACTCGGTGGCAAACGCTCAATCTCGAAGGTTGGCACAATATGCCGGCTATTGATTTGCTCGGTGCCAATCGTCCCGCGCTGTGGGGGCTGACCTATCGCATGGTCGCGCAAATGGCGAGGTTTGCGGGTGTTGATTTGCCCGAAAGGCCATAGAAGTTCGCGTTTTCCAACACCTGAATTGTTCACTAAACCGAGGAGAATAATGACTGAGCTCAAACAAAAGGCGACACCAGATCGCGTTGAAATATTTCGCAGCGGACAACAAGTTCCCATTCTCGTTCAGCAGGCCAGAGCCGATACCCGCGCCTATATTCATCCTATTGTGGCACCCGACGGCAATGGTATTCTCACCGAGGACACCCCCTCGCACCATCCCTGGCAGCACGGTCTTTATGTGGGGCTCAACGAGGTCAACGGGGTTGGGTTCTGGACAGAGGGATTACAGGAGCGGCGCAAAGATCAGGATGGGACCTTTCACCCCTACCCGATTAGCAATGCAGGTGTGCATAATAACACTGCTACCTGGACTGTTACCAGCGGATGGCGAGATCCCGATGGTGCGCCTATGCTCACCGAAATACAGGCATGGTCTTTCAACGATCAGGGCGATACGTACGATATCGATATCACATGGTCCCTTACCGCATCAATTGATCTTACCTTTGGAGAATACGCCTACGGTGGTCTCTTTCTTCGAATGCCCTACAAAAGAGACCTCGGTGGCGAGGCCATCAATAGTGAGGGTCAGACCAATCGCGACGCTGAAGGACAACGCGCACAATGGGTTTCTGTTTCCATTCCCATCGAAGGTCGCACTGACTGGGCAGGCATCGCGATGATGGATCATCCCTCCAATCCCGAATACCCCAATCCCTGGCGCGTTGACGGGCAACTCGGCATTGTGCCCAGCCGCTGTATTGCCGGTCCCTGGACACTGGCACAGGGTGAGACGACCGCAAGCAGGTATCGGTTGTTTGTTTTTTGTGGTAGAACGGATACTTCGCGTGTTGAAGAGAATTGGGCGAATTTTTCCGAGCAGTAAATGATGTGCGTTCTCATTCCACGATTCTGAGCCTGTTTTTTGCGCCATACAGGCTATAGACTTTCTGTACCTGATCCAATTCCTTTTCTACGATTTTTACGGTGAGTGGCCGGGGGGCGAGCAGTGAGAGGAGCCCCGGTCGCCCGATATGTCGGGAGATATAGGGTACGACGCCTTCCTGTCGGTAGCGCTGCTGGTGGTGCGGCTCAGTTCCCCCTCTGGAGCCGAGGATGATTTCGGTTATTCGGTCGTCCAGGATTGCCGCGTACAGGGCGATGTCATCGACGTATCCATAGCATGCTGCCCGCTGAATGCCCCGCTGTTCCAGGAGGTCCAGTGCTTCGATTACGTGCTGTACGTTGGCTGTTGTCGATGGTTCTCCCAGTAGCATCCCGCTGTCGTCCATGCCGACACAATCCAGTGCGAGGACGGTTGTGCCAGAAGCTATCAGGTGCCGCACTTCGCCCGTTTGTAGGGCGCCCTGTTTGGTACGACTCTGGTGGAGATAGAGGGCTGTATTTTTTGATGCATCCTTTGGCGTCAATAGAAAGGATGAGAGGCCGAGGACGCCGTAGCGAATTTCTTCTCCAGTGAATTCATCTTCCTCGAATGTTCGGATGGTTTCGGGTGAGATGCCCGGTCTGTTTTCGGGTACTGCGAGAACTTTTGCCACTGTGTCCCGGAGGGCTATTCGCTCGCATTTCCAGTCTTCCAGTTTTTGGGGTATGTCCAGATCGGGCGGTAATTCTTTCAAGACGGATGCCACCCATCCCCGCATCGCAAATTCCGGTGCTTCATAGCCTCGCGGAGGCAAGCAGACGAGTTCGTCGGTCGGTACTGGTGCCACATCTATATCGATGACCGCGGTTCCGGCATAGTGTTTGTGGCTCTTATAGCCCGATTCGATATCGATTTCGTGTGTATCTGTCCAATCTCCCAGATAGACTTCTGGTAGTTTTTGTACTGCTTCTGCGTCGAATTTCGGCATGCCCAGGTGTTTTTCCACCCAGGCGAAGGCGGGTTTGTTGAGGAAGTAGGGCCGGTGGCCGCCCTTTGGGGTGATGTCGATGTCGAACCGGTCCGTAGCGTCACAAATGTCATAGACCCGTTGTACCTGTTGGCAGGTTTCCAGTAGTCCACGATACGCATGGGGAGGGTAGTCCCATTCTCCGGCGAGGATGAGTGTGGCGCACCGGGGAGCGCCCATCGCGATTTGTTCCGGCATATCGACATAGTGCTTGAGGCGATAGGGACGCCATTCGCAACTCAGGTCGCCGACGATGTAGTCGAAATGGGTTACCCAGGAGGCGGGCAGGCTGAGGGCCAGGCGATCATCCGTGCAGAGGACGTTCATGGTGATGGTGCAGCCGAGCGAGTGGCCCACACAGCCGATTCGATCGGTATCTACTTCGGGACGGATGCAGAGGTAGTCGATGCCGCGGGTGATGTCGTAGGTCATTTTGCCGATGACTGATCGGCCCACTTCAAAGCACCGGTCGATTCTAAAGTCCAGACGGTGACCGCGTATTCCCGGGCGGTTTTCTTCGTCCCGTTCTTCTTCGCCCACAGGGTCGGGGATCAGGCAGATGATGCCCGCTTTGGCGTAGATCTGGCCCGCGTAGTGGTTGTAGAACGCGCTTTTACTCCCTCCGTGTCCGCTGGGAAAGATGAGGGCGGGGACCGGAAAGGTTACGCCTTTTGGCAGGAAGAGGTGAGCGGGTACAGAGGATCCCGGTTCGGCGTCGTAGATGACTTTTTCGATGGTGAAGTCGTCTCTTTCGATTTTCCCGACTGTGCGGGGGCAGAGGGGGCTGCTGGTTTCGGGGAAGTCGAAGATTGTGTGGAGGATGGGGCGCAGTTTGGCGGTGTGGGTTTCCCATTCTTCCCGGGTGCGGGGGAAGGCGTCGCTGATCCGCTGTTCGGGGAGTGCTGCGAGTTTTTCCCGCAGGTAGGTCACGTATTGAGCCTGTACTTTTGCGTGGTCGGGATGTCTGTGTGTGTTCATGGTGTTCGCCTTTCAGGGAAGAAGTTCCGGGAACAAGAAAGTGGGATGTAACCCCCGGGGCAATAAAAAAATGATCGCTTCCGATTTGGTTTCTGCTTGATTTATTTTCCTGGGGTCACGACTTTAGGAGATGAGGGCGATACTGGTTTTTAATACTAATTTGAAAAGGATTATTCGATATGGCGGAACGCAAGAAGTTGTTGATTACAGGGGCAGCGGGCAAGATTGGGACGGCGCTGCGAAAACATCTGCGACACCGATATGATTTTCGTTTGATGTTTCACTCTCAGATTCCGGATGATGTGGCTGAGATGGACGAGGTGGTGGTTTCGGATATTTCCAATTTTGAGGCTATGGTGGAGGCCGCCGCCGGGGTGGATGCAATTGCCCATTTGGCTCTTTTTAGAACCTGGCAAGGGATGCCGAATGCACAGAGGGCACAGGTGACGTTTGATGTGGATATGAAGGGGACGTACAATATCTACGAGGCAGCGCGGATTAATCGGGTGCTAACGGTGGTCTATGCGAGTACGAATCATGTGACTGGTATGAATGAGAAGGAGGGCATTCGTTCGGTGCCGGACAAACCCGTGCGTCCGGACGGGATTTACGGGGCTGGTAAGGCGTTTGGAGAGGCGCTGGGACGGTTTTACGCCGATCAGTACGGGATTCGGGTGTTCTGTTTGCGGATTGCAAATTTCAACGGGCTGGATGAACCGGGGCGGGATTATGAGCCTGGGCAGTCCCGCTGGTTCAGCCCTCGGGATATCGCTCAGATGACCTGGCGGTGTATTGAGGCAGAGGATTTGAAGTTTGAGATTTTCTACGGGGTGTCTCGGGGTGGTGAGGAAAAGTGGGATTTGTCCAATGCGCGGGAGCTGATAGGGTTCGAGCCGGAGGACGATGGTTCTCTGCCGGAATACCGGGCGAAGTATAGATGAGGGGTATTGTATGACTGAAGAAGAGAGATACCTGTTCGATTTGCAGGGCTATCTGGTGCTCCGCGGCGTGCTGACGCAGGAGGAGGTAGATGAGCTGAACGAGATTTCGGATCGGGTGTATCCCAGGGATTACTCGGATGGCAACGATTCCAAGGGGCGCCGCGGCATTCGCAATGTCCGCTATGTCTCCCGGTGGGATCCTGCCTGCCAGCGGTTGCTCGATCACCCGAGAATTGTGTCGGTTCTGGCGGAGTTTCTCGGTCCCAAGTTCCGCATTGACCACGATTATGCCATGTTCATGAATGCTGGTAGCGACAGCGGGAATCTACACGGTCTGCCAGAGTTGGGTACGCATCGGTACTTCCACTATCTGGATGGGCAGGTGCGGACGGGTCTAACTGTCGTGACTTTTATGCTGGCTCCAGCCAGGGCAGGAGATGGTGGGTTTGTATGTATTCCGGGTAGCCACAAGGGCAATTTTCCCGGGAACCTGCCTGAGGATGTGCGCACGCTGAAGAGGGTGCCGCCCTATGTGGTACAGCCCGAGGTGGATGCAGGCGATGCGGTCATTTTTACCGAGGCGTTGACCCACGGGACGAAGGGTTGGTGCGGTACCCACGAACGGCGCGCCTTTCTCTACAAATTCAATCCGGGACACATGGCCAACCATCAGGCGTCCTACGATCCGGCGAACTATTTCGATCCTACGCCACAGCAACGACGGATTATGGGTGCCCCGGCGGTTGGCAGTCGGCCCAATGTGATCGCTTCGGACTCTACCTGACAGGTGCTGCGTTGAAATAGTCCTCATTCCCAAAATGGGGAAACATTCCGAATCCCGTTTCCCTGTCTCGCTGTTCCCACACCAGGCCGGTTTCGCAATAGCTCAGCGATCCGTGCGCTGGTGGTGAAAACTCGGGATGTTCGAGTAAGTCGCTTCGGAACCAGACGCTCCGGTGCTGAAAACAAACTCCCTTTTCCAGATTTTCCCGCATAAATTCCACGATGTGCGGAAAGGTGCGCTGGAATTCTGTACCCCGCCCGTATTCGATATGCGTTTTTAGATTTTTCCCCGCGGCCTGTATCTCATCCATTGACATCGGTATCCCATTTTCTATAAATAGCGCGTCCGTATTCGGATCTACCACTACCCACTTGCGTAGGTGATCGAACCAGACTTCCGCTACAAAATGTCCGTTGAAGCTGTTTACCGCTTCTGTCAAGACCGCGCATCGGGCTGGAATGCCGATAGCTTGGGCGCAACTCACAAATGCCGCTGCATAGTGTACACACATTGCCACTGGCCGTTTTCCATTGTGTCCAATCTGTCCCGGAGCCCAGGCCAACAGGGTTTCGGCATCCCACGGCGCGTACTGTTCTGCCCTGGCCGAACTGGTGTGTTCCCAACTGGATGCCAGCCAGGTCGATAATGCGCGTACCCGTTTGATTAACGGTCCTTCATCGCGTGTAGCAGGAGGTAGCATTCGCCTCAGGGATTCAAATCTGGGTGAATCCGCGTTTTCCCATATCATGGGTGGCGGTGGGGGATCTTCTCCTTCAGCCAATCTGATCCGAATGACGTATTCACCCAGAACGGCGTTCAGATATCCCATCCGCTCGCTGCGCCAGGTCTGCCCGCCATCATCGCTTATGGCGCTATCCGGCGCAGGATGTCCTGCTTCCATTGCCAGCGACCAGCCGGCCATTGCCGTGTGATCGGTCCACAGTTCAAAGGTGTTTTCGCCTTCTTTCAGTTTTTCCACTGAGAATTTATACCATGAATATGCGCCGCGTCGGGTCGGTTTTAGCGCAGCGATTTCCGCGCCATTCACTGACACTCGCAAGGGCGCGTTGTTTTTAGGATAGGGACGGGCGAGTATATA from Gemmatimonadota bacterium encodes:
- a CDS encoding TonB-dependent receptor plug domain-containing protein, translated to MSSRLFFVLCLSLSIPISAFAQLTIKGTVTDERGEGLPNANIIVVGTTTGTNTDAQGNFALYLSEPEAETTIEARYVGYKSARQTIRQNTGLAEVSFQLAVDVLQFDEIVVTGLSVAASKKQLGNAISTLTDRQLESTGATSLDKALTGKLAGALIQQNSGNPGGGVTIRLRGTGTVLGDADPLYVVDGVIVNNDSPELIRLGGGSQNRLIDLNPNDVERIEIVKGAAAAALYGSRANNGVVQIFTKRGAQGKPRINYTYGLTTSKIRKTLPVNRATVDNRGNKNPDGSDVQRFDHQDFIFRRAAGMEHYASISGGSGNTRYFASGSYLADQGVVENTLFRRISARTRIDQNLSNWLALSVGGNFVFSKSNDIPNGGLNSNYGAMTGFIFGPNTYNLTPDPETGTYPDDGILANPLEVINQYDFTQEITRYIGNVQLNATPLS
- a CDS encoding methyltransferase domain-containing protein, yielding MSELNSDPRYTMGRSEGETERLIQQSQLYEAVTLRFFQEAGLVSGMRILDVGSGAGDVAMAAAELVGAEGEVVGVDVNAAILDTAQARVSELGFENIQFIAGDARTLDVGGDFDAVVGRLVLMYMSDPAEALKQLTRHLRPGGIVAFQEVDFTPYLSISRSDTPLMNKLVEWGVGVFQHSGAHTEMGMDLHRTFLDAGLPAPVLHFVAPLGGAESWAGYDFIANAFRSLVPLMEEFGIATAEEVDVDTLSDRIREETRVSKRPLLLPPHVTAWARLET
- a CDS encoding ABC transporter substrate-binding protein, which produces MLRGFFCVFAMGLVWGCGGEQVMQSQMVEGEEQVGRPLSKLAVQTSASHAVVVATVLRDGAPVIWAKVEFSRSIAGQAADYQWSGVTDENGRARVEITSGDVTGYYQARASIDEREIGSWSSIPINGGYEVMLDLPIGGRVRVAHSALLTVKIGFMYTAPTRSNTLRGAELAAMQLNEAGGVRGMPIEIVSRGDIRDPEHAAEIAEELITREGVSAIAGPNRSIFAVAAGSVAQSHGIPMVTTTATNPTVTAAGDFVFMAAFTDDFQGEVMAQFAIEDLGAKTAAVLARKGSLYSEGLAQTFVDNFTAYGGEVVHAQFYMQGDTDFTAQLTPVAESAPDVFFLPGFSSEIPLVVQQAKTLGITGILLGGDSWDNADLVATSGEILEGSFFSTFFSSKVTPGDLSEDAHRFIDAYTAMFGVAPDGGGALGYDALRLVALAMLRAKELTPMAIRDEIAATRDYSGATVISHYDENRHTTKSAVINRIVNGAIEFYKLIEP
- a CDS encoding DUF433 domain-containing protein, with product MKCDHIITCNKKILGGTPVFKGTRVPIKSLVDHLKAGDSLEDFLDGFPSVSREQAQVFLDLAQESLLKEIEYAHSV
- a CDS encoding DUF5615 family PIN-like protein, producing MHILFDENMDRRLKSSLDVKHSILTVQERGWSGKENGELLSLAQHEFDVFITMDQSIEYQQNLTQFDLSIIFLKAFTNRRVDVEPLMSQVNKLLDTIQPGVFLYLYHGDSTR
- the pyrE gene encoding orotate phosphoribosyltransferase, which gives rise to MTRSELAHRIYQTSHLTGQFTLRSGAIATEYFDKYQFETRPELLCELAAHLQPLIPKDTDVLAGLELGGVPLATMLSQLSGLPTCFVRKEAKTYGTCKLAEGVDISGKNLLVVEDVVTSGGQVVLSTRDLRNLGARVSQAICVIDRESGGSENLAKEGIELRALFRMSELT
- a CDS encoding CoA pyrophosphatase, whose translation is MNTFQRIATSLSAYQPHTHSEKDKTLAAVAAVFHPRRDDLYLLFIERAAHPTDPWSGHIAFPGGTAEPDDSDLKYTAERETREELGLDLSNAQYLGRLDDVAGATLPIQVACFVYAISEGVEVAPNDEVRDVFWTPFAHFADSTRWQTLNLEGWHNMPAIDLLGANRPALWGLTYRMVAQMARFAGVDLPERP
- a CDS encoding PmoA family protein, with the protein product MTELKQKATPDRVEIFRSGQQVPILVQQARADTRAYIHPIVAPDGNGILTEDTPSHHPWQHGLYVGLNEVNGVGFWTEGLQERRKDQDGTFHPYPISNAGVHNNTATWTVTSGWRDPDGAPMLTEIQAWSFNDQGDTYDIDITWSLTASIDLTFGEYAYGGLFLRMPYKRDLGGEAINSEGQTNRDAEGQRAQWVSVSIPIEGRTDWAGIAMMDHPSNPEYPNPWRVDGQLGIVPSRCIAGPWTLAQGETTASRYRLFVFCGRTDTSRVEENWANFSEQ
- a CDS encoding NAD(P)-dependent oxidoreductase, coding for MAERKKLLITGAAGKIGTALRKHLRHRYDFRLMFHSQIPDDVAEMDEVVVSDISNFEAMVEAAAGVDAIAHLALFRTWQGMPNAQRAQVTFDVDMKGTYNIYEAARINRVLTVVYASTNHVTGMNEKEGIRSVPDKPVRPDGIYGAGKAFGEALGRFYADQYGIRVFCLRIANFNGLDEPGRDYEPGQSRWFSPRDIAQMTWRCIEAEDLKFEIFYGVSRGGEEKWDLSNARELIGFEPEDDGSLPEYRAKYR
- a CDS encoding phytanoyl-CoA dioxygenase family protein, whose amino-acid sequence is MTEEERYLFDLQGYLVLRGVLTQEEVDELNEISDRVYPRDYSDGNDSKGRRGIRNVRYVSRWDPACQRLLDHPRIVSVLAEFLGPKFRIDHDYAMFMNAGSDSGNLHGLPELGTHRYFHYLDGQVRTGLTVVTFMLAPARAGDGGFVCIPGSHKGNFPGNLPEDVRTLKRVPPYVVQPEVDAGDAVIFTEALTHGTKGWCGTHERRAFLYKFNPGHMANHQASYDPANYFDPTPQQRRIMGAPAVGSRPNVIASDST
- a CDS encoding transglutaminase-like domain-containing protein, with the translated sequence MSQLHYSEEGRVMPSLCEELTIFRRVRKTLTLPATNAPGTVYILARPYPKNNAPLRVSVNGAEIAALKPTRRGAYSWYKFSVEKLKEGENTFELWTDHTAMAGWSLAMEAGHPAPDSAISDDGGQTWRSERMGYLNAVLGEYVIRIRLAEGEDPPPPPMIWENADSPRFESLRRMLPPATRDEGPLIKRVRALSTWLASSWEHTSSARAEQYAPWDAETLLAWAPGQIGHNGKRPVAMCVHYAAAFVSCAQAIGIPARCAVLTEAVNSFNGHFVAEVWFDHLRKWVVVDPNTDALFIENGIPMSMDEIQAAGKNLKTHIEYGRGTEFQRTFPHIVEFMRENLEKGVCFQHRSVWFRSDLLEHPEFSPPAHGSLSYCETGLVWEQRDRETGFGMFPHFGNEDYFNAAPVR